The Desulfurellaceae bacterium nucleotide sequence ATGCCGGCCGAAGATGTACAGAAAAAACAGGTTGCCGATCAAATGGGTCCAGCTGCCGTGCAAGAAAATACTGCTCAGGAGGGGCAACAGACGCGGCAGCCGGCCCTGCACGACGGCCTCAGAGAACTGGGCCGGCACCCAGCCATAGTGGACAAAAAACGCAGCCAGGTCACGGCCTGCGTACTGCTGGTATAATTCAAAGCCGAACAGACCGATGCAGACTGCTATCACGACGAAGGTGACCCACGGCGTGCGCTGCAAAGGAATCGTTGACCCAATCGGAATCATATGGGCACCGACACCGGGCGGGGGTTTTTCGTTGACGGAACGTAACGGATTTCTTATAGCACCGGCGTGTCAGGTATGATAGGGGAAAAGCCTATGCCGATCTACGATTACCACTGTCAGGCGTGTCACAAAACCCAGAGTCTGCTCTTCCTCAGCCTGACCGAGGCCGAGATCGGAGAACGGACATGCCGGTGGTGTGGCGAGCCCCGGCTCAGGCGCATCCTGTCCCGTTTTGCCTACCACCAGAGCGAGGCCAGTCGCCTCCAAGATTTTGATACCGGCGCCCCGCGCGACGAATCCTTTTACCGCGACTCTCGCAATGTCGGCCTGTGGGCCAAGAAGCGGGCCAAAGAGATGGGGGCCGATCTCGGATCGCAGTTCGAGGAAACCGTCGAAAAAGCTCGGAGCGGGAAGATCGGCGATGATGTCTAAGATGATCTCTAAATTGAGTGCTGAGCCCTCCCCCGTGTCTGCTCCGGCCTACTCAGCCCGGTCCGGGTCGGTGCTATGATCCGTCGGGCGCGCACTCTCCTGTGGCGGGCGTGTCGTGTGGTCGGCGGGGGGGCGCTCGTCGTGGCCGGCATTTTTCTCAGTCTGCCGGGCATTCCGGGCCCCGGCATTGTCGTGCTCATCCTGGGGCTGGGGCTGCTGAGTTCGGAATTTCACTGGGCAGACCGGCTGTACACCCGGATCAAGCAGACGGGCCGAGATCTTGTCCGGCGCGCCCAATCAAATCGCAAGGACACGCCCGGACGCCAAGGATCGCTCAGGGACACCCGTTCGCAACAACGCTAAGGAGGCGTCGATGCCCAACACCATCAAGCTGTACGATTTTCCCATGTCTCCACGGGTCCGCAAGGTCCGCATCGTGCTGGCCGAAAAGGGTCTGGCATACGAAAAGGTGAACATCGATATTACCAAAGGCGAGCAAAAAACACCCGACTACCTGGCCATCAACCCCTACGGCAAGGTGCCGGCGCTCCAAGACAACGGGACCACGGTGTACGAATCGACGATTATCATGGAATACCTGAACGACACCTACCCGGACCCGCCCCTGCTGCCCTCTGCGCCGGGCCAGCGCGCCCGGGCGCGGGTTCTCATGCACTACGCCGACAATCCGTACGAAGGCGCCATTGCCCGCCTGGCCGGAGAACTCATCTTCAAGCCGATGCAGGGCGGCAGCCCGGACGAGGCGGCGGTCAGCCAAGCCACGACCGACCTCCAGGCCTGCTTTGACAAACTCGACCAGGAGTTGGGCGAGCAGGACTATCTGTTGGCCTCGGGCTTCAGCCTGGCCGATATCCCGTATGTGTCGTGGTCGCTGCTGTTTCCCCTGCTCAAGGTCACGGTCCCTCACCCCAGGGTCGAGGCGTGGCTTAAGCGAGTGCAAGAGCGACCGAGTATCCAGGCCGCGGGGTGAGCAGACAAGACAAGTCAAAAGGCAAATGTCAAAACTGAAAACATACACAGGGACGAGGTATGTTCAGCGGCATTATTGAAACCAGCGGCACGATTACCCGGATTGACGACATCGCCGAGGGCGTTCGGCTCAGCCTGTCGAGCGAACTGCCCGTGGCTGAGGTCGGTCTTGGGGAAAGTATTTGTGTGAACGGCACCTGCTTGACGGTGACGGCCATCGGAGACGCGGAGCTGAGCTTTGAGGTCTCGGCCGAGTCGCTGCGGCGTACAAACCTGGGCGACCTCAGGCCGGGCTCAGCCGTCAATCTGGAGCGCTCGCTACGGCTGGAGGATCGTTTATCCGGCCATCTGGTCTTTGGCCATGTGGACGGTCTGGGCTCGGTCGGCTCGATTCAGGCCGAGGGGGATTCGTTTCTGTACACCTTTGAGATTCCCCGCGAGCTGAGCCGGTATCTGGTCGAAAAGGGCTCGGTTGCCGTGGACGGCATCAGCCTGACGGTGTTCGACTGTCAACCGACATCCTTCACCTGTGCGATCATTCCCCACACCCATCAGGTCACGACCCTCAAACACCGCAAGCCCGGCGACCGGGTCAATATCGAGACCGACATGCAGGGCAAGTATATTGAAAATTTCGTCAAAGAGGCGGTCGAGGGCTCCCTGTCGGGTCCGCTGCAGGAGCTGCGCGACGAGCTGGCCCGGCTCAGACAGCAGCTCGGAGAGCTGAAACCCTGACCTGCCGGTCCAGTTCTGCCTGTTGCCCTTTGCCTGTTGCCTTTCCCAGGAAGCCCAGCCATGACACAGCCCGACCCCACGACGATCATCCACACCGCCCAATCCCAGGACCGCCAGCTGCTGACCGAAGTCGAGTCCAAAGCCCTGCTGCGCGCCGTCGGTCTTGATGTGGTGCGCACCGAGCTGGCCTCAAGCCGCGACCAGGCCGTCGGTCTGGCCGAGGACCTCGGCTGGCCGGTCGCCCTCAAGGTTTGCTCCCCGGACATCATCCACAAGAGCGATATCGGCGGGGTGCGGCTCAAGCTCGGCTCGGCCGACGCCGTTGGCCAGGCGTTTGACGCCATCATGGACGCCGCCCGCACGGCCCAGCCCGACGCCCGGCTCGACGGCGTGTCCGTCCAGCCCATGGCCAAGCCCGGTGTTGAGGTTATTATCGGTCTGACGACCGACCCCCAGTTCGGCGCTCTGCTCATGTTCGGTTTGGGTGGGGTGGCGGTTGAAGTCCTCCAGGATGTAGCCTTTCGGCTGGCACCGCTCACCCCCAACGACGCGCGCGGCATGATTCGCGAGCTGCGCGGTCTGCCCCTGCTGACCGGTCATCGCGGTCAGGCTGCGGTCGATCTGAGCGCGCTTGAGCAGCTGCTGCTCGGGGTTTCCGGGCTGGCGACCAGCTATCCCCAGATCCAGGAACTCGACCTGAACCCCAGCCTCGCCTATCCCGACGGCTGTCTGGCGGTCGATGCCCGGATCGTCCTGCGGTCTGACGGCCCGCCACCTGTCCCGCGTCCGCTGTCCGAGCGCACCCGGGCAGCCCTGGAACGGGTGTTTCACCCCAAGGCGGTGGCGGTCATCGGCGATAAAAAAGCCATGAACTATATGTGGCTGCGCAGTCAAAACCGGTTCCAGGGCAAGGTCTACTCGGTCCAGATCGACGAGCGCGAACTCCCCGGCATCGAGGCCCTGGGGGTGCCCAACTATACCAGCCTGGCCGATATTCCGGACGAGATTGATTACGTCATGACCGCCGTGCCGCGTCAGGTCACGCCTAGGATTATTGCCGACTGCGCGGCCAACAGGGTCGGTGGGGTGATGCTGTTTACCTCGGGCTTCTCAGAGGTCGGCGATGAGGAGGGCAAACAGCTGGAGCAGCGGCTGGTCGAGGCCGCCCAGGCATCCGAGCTGGCCCTGATCGGTCCGAACTGCATGGGCGTGTACAACCCCCAGATCGGTCTGCGCAACTACACCGAGCTGCCGACCGGCGAGGCCGGCAGTGTCGGGTTCATCGGCCAGAGCGGAACCCACACCATCACCTTCAGCCTGGCCGCTCCCCAGCACGCCATTCGCATCAGCAAGGCGGTCAGCTTCGGCAATGCCGCAGTGCTGGACGCCAGCGACTATCTCAACTATCTGGCTGCGGACGAGCAGACCCGGCGCATCGGCATGTATCTGGAAGGCGTGCGTGAAGGCCGGCGCTTCTTCTCCCTGCTCCGGGAGGTGAGCCCCCACAAGCCGGTAGTCATCTGGAAGGGCGGCCAGAGCGAGGCCGGCCAGCGGGCGACCTCATCGCATACCGGCTCGCTGGCCACGCCGGTGGCGATCTGGGATGCGGTGGTCAAACAGGCCGGCGCCATTCCGGTCGCGGACTTTGACACCCTGCTGGATGTCTTGCACCTCCTCGGCTTTGCCAAATCCACCACCGGCGACGGGGTTGGACTCGTCGCCATGACCGGCGGGCCGTCGGTGGTCATTACCGATGCGTTTGAACAGGCGGGACTGCGGGTTCCGGAACTCAGCCAGGAATCGTACCAGGAGTTGGCGTCGTTTTTCACCGTCATAGGCGGCAGTTTCCGCAACCCGCTCGACTCGGGCTATACGATCGGCATGGGACAATCGACCGACAATCTGGCCCGGCTGTTGTCGATTCTGGAGCGTGACCCCAAGATTGACGCCATCGTCATGGATACCGGCGCCGGGCTGGTAGCCGGCCAATGGCAGGCCCGCCCGCAGCGCCTCGACAGCCTGCTCGACACCTTGTCGGCCTTTGCTGCACGTTCGGCCAAGCCCTTCCTGACCGTCCTTCAGCCGTTCAACCGCGAGGCCGAGCTGCTATCGGTCCGGGATAAGTTTCACGCCGCAGGGCTGCCCACCTTTGCCACCCACGCCCGGGCTGCCCGAGCGCTGGCTCTGGTCACCGGCTACCGTCGTTTTCACGCTCCAGCCTCGGCCTCCTAGAGCCCGGGCACTCGCCCCGCCGGCCTTAGCCGCCGCCCGGGAGGAGTGCGCCGAGCCCCGCCTGGCGCTGCCCGGCGGCCGTAATTGACCCACTGTCGGCGATACGATAGCAAATGCTACGAAAGCAGACACTTCAGACACGACTGCAAGAAAGCGGAGAGCACAGGAAGGAGAAAAACAATGACCTATATCATCACCCGGCTGTGTCGGGATTGTCTTGACACCGGCTGTGTCGCCGTCTGCCCGGTGGACTGCATCTATAAATACGTTGGTGATGACAACGAGCAGTTTCCGGCCCAGCTGTACATTCATCCCGACGAATGTATCGACTGTGGGGCGTGTGAGCCGGAATGTCCATGGCAGGCCATTTTTGAGGAAGTTGCCGTTCCCGACGTTTTCGCCGAAGATACGCCTTTGAACTACGCTATGGTCGATCCGATCGACGACTTCGAGGTCGCCGTCCACGAGAAACCGGAGAACCCCTCGGCCGAGGAGATCCAGGCCAATAAAGAGAAATGGGGCTGGGACGGCTGACGCTCTCAGGGCAAGAGCATCGCTCTTGCCCCTGTCACGGATCTGCCTAGGTGCTACGCTTCAGCTCTTCTTCGACCAGGACCAGCCGGTCGTTACCAAAAAACATGGAGCCGTTGACAAACATGGTCGGGGTGCCATAGCCGCCGCGCCGCATGACCTCGTCCGTGTTGGCCCGCACGCGGTCCTTGTACTCCTGGCGGGCGATCTTTTCAAAATACTCCTGCGGGTCGAGCCCAACCTCCTCCACAATGGCGCGCAGCACCGCGTCCTGGCTGATGTCTTTGTCCTCGCCCCAGTAGGTCTCAAACACGCGGGAGCTATAGGCCAGGAAGCGGCCCGGCTGTTCCAGCGCGACCAGGGCGCCGCGCAGGGCCTTGACCGAGTTGACCGGAAACACGCTGGGCGGATTCTTGATCTTGAGCCCGTAATAGCGCGCCCAGTCCTGCATGTCCTTGGCCATGTATTTCTGCTTGGCCGGGACGCCCTTCTCGCGAAACTCGTACACCGACGGATTGATCGAGTTGAAGATCCCGCCGACCAGAATGGGCCGCCACTCCAGGTCGGCCCCGTATTTCTGACACAGCCCGTCGATCCTGGTAAAGGCCAGATACGTCCAGGGGCTGGAATAGTCGTAAAAGAATTCTACCTGAGTGGCCATGGGTGTTCTCCTCTCTGAGCGGCTAGGCGGTCACAAAATCGGCAATCATCCGGTTCATGTCCTCGGCGTAGGCCAGGTGGATATTGTGTTTGCCGTCGGGAAAAAGATGCACCCGCGAGCCGGCAATGCCCCCGTGCAGGACATCGGCATGAAAACGCGGCACGAGCGGATCTTTCTCGCCGTGCAGGATAAACGTCGGACAGCGAATCTCGGCCAAGCGCTGACGACACACATCGCCCCCGGCTTTATACAGGGCCTGCATGGCGTCGCACCAGTCCGTCCACAGCCCCTGGAGTTCCTGACCGTATATGGCGCCCATCCCTTCGCGCATCCGGGGCGACCAGGACGACACGGCGCGGGTTTTTTCATAGCCGTCGATATCCTCCTGGCTGATATACGCGTTGCCGCCCCACACGACGAGTTTTTCCACCTGTTGGGGATGGGCCAGGGTCAGCAGCAGGCCGATGATCGCGCCGTCGCTCCAGCCCCCAACCGCGTAGGACTCACAGCCCAACTGGTCCATCAGAGCCACGCAGTCTTCGGCGTCCTGGTGGTAGAAATCGATCGGGAATGCGCGCCGGGGCGGGCGTGAGCTGCCGTAACCGCGCGGGTCAAAGCTGATCACCCGCACGCCCAGCGCGGGCAGCTGTTCGAGCTGCGGCCCAAAGTCCGACTGGGCGGTTCCGAGCGCACCGGGAACCAAGACCAGCGGCGGTCCGTGGCCATGGTCTTCGTAGTACAGCCTGGCTCCCCTGACCTGTGCATACGGCATATCTTCACCTCCTGTGCGTGACCCATCCTGGTACCACGATCACGGGCAGAAGAGAACATGGGCAGGAGAGAATCGGGCGGCCGCTCTCTTGCAGAACACGCCGATCTCTGCCACAACACACGGGGCATATGAAAACCATAGGACTGACCGGTGGCATAGGCTCGGGCAAGAGCACCGTCTCCCAACTGCTGGCGGAACGTGGCGCGTTCGTCATTGACGCCGATAAGGTCGGCCACGAGATCTACCTGCCGGGCAAAGAAGCCTGGAAGCAGGTCACGGCTGCCTTTGGTTCGGAGATTCTGGCTGCAGATCAGACTATTGACCGCAAGAAGCTCGGAGCAATCGTGTTCGGCAGCACCGCGGCCCGCCAGCGTCTGAACGCCATCGTCCATCCCCTGATGTTCGAGGATATCGCCGAGCGCATTCAGGCCAAGCGGGCGACCGGATTTTCCGAGCCCATCGTGGTTGAGGCGGCCATCCTGATTGAGGCCAACTGGATTCCCCTGGTCGACGAGGTGTGGCTGGTCGAGGCCAGCACCGGGGCCGTGGTCGAACGCGTCGCCGCCCAGCGCGGCCTGGCGGCCAGCGACACCGAGGCGCGCATCGCCAGCCAGCTGTCCAACGCCGAGCGGCGCAAACACGCCCAGCTCGTTATCCACAATGACGGCTCGCTGGCCGACCTCAAACAGCGCGTAGACCAGGCCTGGGAGCGGCTGTCTCGATGAGCAAACTGTCTGTCCGCGGTGTCATCTTCGATATGGACGGCACCCTGGCCGACTCGGTCGAGTACTTCTATCATGTTTCGCTCGAAGTCCTGGAGATCGCCGGCATCCCCCTGCCGTCACGCGAGCGGGTGTATGAACTCATGCGGACCGGCCAGGACAATCCGCTGGCCAAACTCTTTCCGCCCGACCATCCCGACCCCGAGGCGACCCTCAAGCGCATTGTCGATACGCGGATGGACATGTGGATGGATCACTATCACCACAAGACCGAGGCGATTCCGGGCAGCCTGGACCTGCTCAAGAGCCTGCACACCCAGGGGCTGCGGCTCGGCATTGCCACCTCCTCGGGACGCGAGCTGCCGTTTCTGGACCACTGGGGCGTCCGCCATCTGTTCAGCAGTATCATCGGCCGTGAGGATGTCACCCACAGAAAACCGCACCCCGAGCCGATTCTCAAATGTCTGGAGCGCCTGGCGCTTCAGCCCCACGAGGCGGTGTATATCGGCGACTCGCCCATCGACGTGCAGGCCAGCCGGGCGGCCGGCTCACATACCGTCGGCGTCCTGACCGGCACCAGCACCCGCGAAATCATGACCGACCACGCGCCGGACTACATCCTGGACAGCGTGGCCGAGCTGCCAGACATTCTGGCGCCCGCATAGGAGGAGACAGGCATGGGACGTCTGCTTGGTATTGCCGTTCGTGGCGCCTCGCGTGCGCCAATGGAGACCCGGGACACCGTCCACATCAGCCAAGACACGGGTCTTGAGGGCGACTATCGCGGCAGATACGGCCCCCGCCAGATCACTGTCCTGTCCCAAGAGGCGTGGCAGGCCGCGTGTGACACCGTCCAGACCGAGCTGCCGTGGACGACCCGCCGGGCCAACCTGCTCGTCAGCGGAGTTGAGCTTGAGCGAACGACCCGCCAGGTGTTGCACATCGGCCCGGTCAGACTCGCCATTACGGGCGAAACCGACCCCTGCGAGCGGATGGACATGCAGCACATGGGCTTACGTCAGGCGCTCGTCCCGGCCTGGCGGGGCGGGGTCACGTGTTTTGTGCTGACCCCGGGCGACATCCGGCTTGGCGACGAGGTCCAGCTCCTGCCCAGCCCATCATCAGACTGAACACCGGACGGCCGCGACGGCGGTCCGGCCTCGCATCCAGCTGTCACGCCTCGTCCGCTTCGGCATAGCCGAGGCTGCGGATATCCTGCTCGTGCCCGTGCCGGGTGATGGTGTATTTGCTGACCAGGTAGATCGAAATCCAGGGCAGGCTCAGGTTGAGGGCCAGATGGAAAGCGGCCAGATTACGGATCGGCTCCTGCATGGCCTCTACGCTCGGGTTGGCAACCGAAAAGCCGAAGACTGACAGCAGCTGTCCGACGATGAACACGCCGCCGGCACTGATCATCTTCTGGGCCAGGGCCGAGCCCGAGGTCAGCAAGCCCTCACTCCGGCGCCCGGTCTGGCGCTGGCTCTCCTCGACGATATCCGCACCCATGGAGCCGACCAGGACGAAGCCGATGACCGCCACCGCCACCAGAAACGTACTGTGCGCCAAGAGCAGCCACCACAACAGGTCGGTGCCGTTGGCCGGAAACAGCGACACCGACACCATGGGGTCGAGCAGCCGCAGTCCCAGCGGCAGCGGCCCCAGCGCGGACGACAGCACAAACAGGCCGATTGCGGTCCGCTTCTTGTCCCGCCCGCGCGTCAGCGGATAGGCCAGCAGCCCGCAACTCATGGCCACGATCATGTGCACAACCGGAAAGATCTGGACGTGTTCCGGGGTCCACTGCCAGAAATACAGGTCGTAGTAGCGGTCGGTGTTGCTGTGCAGGCCGATATACAGGGCAAACACCAGCCCGGCGGCAAACAGCATCAGCCACGAACGGTTCGACAGCGTCTCAACAATGTCCCGGACCAGCCGGCGCGGGCTGAGGCGTTCCGCAGCGCTTTCATGCGGGACGTGGAGGGCGGGGATGTGTCCATGCAGGCTGAGCGTCGAGATCATGCCGGTAGCAAAAATGAGCATGCCGCCAATCCAGGCCATATCCCGATAACCGTCCGGGTTCAGGTAGGCTCGTGAGCCCTGATACTCGGCGGTCTCCGGCAACAAGAAGGCCAGCGTCAGCCAGGCAAAGCCAGCCCCGCCAAACCAGCCGTAGGAGGTGCTCCAGCCGACCAGCTGGGTGCGCTGGTCGTAGTCCTTGGTGAGTTCCGGGCCGAGCGCGCCGCGCGGAATTTCGTACAGGGTCATGGACACCCGCACGGCCACGGCCAGACACAACAGCCGCACGAACAGACCGCTCTGGCTGGTATCGGTCGGCGGCTGGAGGAGGGCGTAGAACGAGACGGCAAACGGCAGAATGCCGGCATACATAAAGGGGTGGCGCCGGCCCCAGCGCGTCCGCACCCGGTCCGACCAGACGCCGACCAGCGGGTCGGTGACCGCATCAACCGCCAGGGCCAGAGCCAAGGCCAGTCCGGCCAGGGCCGGGTCGAGACCCAGGACCTGGTTGTAGTACACCAGCACCCAGCCGCCAAAGACGTTATTCTTCACCCCACTGGCGATAGCGCCAAAAGCAAACGCGTTCAGGGTGCGGCGACTGGCGCGCTGGGTTTTCACGAGCGCGGCCCGCCCTCAAGCGTCCACACGTCGCACCATACCCCAGCCGCGCGGTCCGGCCCCGGCAACGCCAGGAGGCGGATCGTGGCCGCCACGCCCAGGGGCACTGACTCGGCCGCCAGGTCTCTCAGCTGGGCAACCACCGGGCTGGGCAGAAAGCCCAGCCCAACGTCCTGGATGACATTCTCCGCGTCCTGCCAGTGTCCCTGTACCGCAATCGCGTCCTGGTCCCGATACTCGAGCGACAGCCGACGTTCCCGGCCGGTCATAAAGGCCAGAATACGCTCCGCCGCAGCCGACCGACCCGTTCCTTCCAAGCGCACGTTTTCGGCCAGCCGCGGTATGAGGTAGGCCGTCGAATACGGCGAGAGACGCGAGCGGCTACCCGAGGTCTCAAACAGCGCGCCGGGGTCCTGGCGCAGGCGGATGATATGCGGCGCGTCCGTCACCAGACGGAACGCCCGTTCATACGGAAGCGTGACCGCAGCGTCGGCGCTGTCGAGCAGCACGACCTCTTCGGACTCAGGCATCTTCGTAGTGCGGCTCACGCCGCTCAAGGAAGGCGGCAATTCCCTCCCGCACGTCATTCGTCCGGGTGGTCAGAATCTGATTACGATCTTCCATCGCCACCGCCGCCTCAAGCGTCGGCGCGTCAACCGAGTAGCGCAGACACTCCTTGGTCAGCCGCACGCCAAGCGGGGAGTTGCGGGTAATCCTGGCCGCCATCTCGGCAGCCGCCCGGTCAAGCTCGGCCTCGGGCACGACCCGCGACACCAAGCCGGTCGCCAGGGCGCGCTGGGCGTCTATGAAATCGCCGGTCAGCAGCAGCTCTGAGGCGACCGAGCTGCCGACCAGCCGTGGCAGAAAGTAGCTCACCCCCACGTCGCAGGCCGACAGGCCGATCCGAATAAACGCGGCGTTCATCCGCGCCGACTCGGCCGCAATCCGAATATCGCTGGCCAGAGCCAGACCGAACCCGCCGCCTGCGGCCGCGCCGTGAACGGCGGCAATAAACGGCTGGGGCGCGCGGTGGATTTTAATCGCCAGCTCGGCGATGTGACGCTGGCCGCGCAGGCCGTCGGCCACCGATCCGCGCCCGTCGGCCTCACCCGCCTCCTTGAGATCGAGTCCGGCGCAAAACGCTCGCCCGGCGCCGCGCAGGATCACCACCCGGACGCTGTGGTCGGCCGCCAGCTCATCCAGGCAGGCGTGGAGTTCGTTGACCAGCAGGCTGTTCATCGCGTTCAGCGCCGCCGGACGGTTCAAGACCAGCCACAGCACGTCGTTGTCACGCCGCAGTTCCAGGGTGTCATAGCGCTCATTCATGGTCCTCTCCCCTAGATCAAGGACCGCGACTGACAGCCATCCACGGTAATACAGGCGCCGGAGACCCAGTTGGCCCGGCCCGAAGCCAGGAACACCACCACATCGGCCACCTCCTCGACCGTGCCGAAGCGGCCCGCCGGCAGCTCGGCCTTGATAAAGGCCGCAATGCCGTCCGGGTTCTCCTGCTGACGACGCTCCCACGAGCCGCCGGGAAACAGAATCGAGCCGGGCGCCACGCTGTTGACCCGCACGCCGTGCGGAGCCAGCTCGCGGGCCATTTCTTTCGACAGGCTGATCATGGCCGCCTTGGAGGCATTATACGTCATCGGCCCGCCCCACTCGCGCCCGTAGATCGAGCTGATGTTGATCACGCAGCCGCTCTGTTGCCCGCGCATGGCCGGCACGACCAGCCGGCACAGATCCAAGGCCGAAAAGAAGTTCAGGGCAAAACCTTTTTGCCAGTCCTCGGCCGAGGCGTCGAGATTGCCGCCCGGCCGCGAGCCGCCGACATTGTTGACCAGGATATCGACGGCGCCGCACTGCCGGCGGGTGTCCTCAACCCAGCCCCTGGCCTGGCTCTCGTCCGCCACATCCAGGGCGGTGACCAGGACCTCACCACCCCGGCTGCGGATGTCCTCGGCCGTCTGCTCCAGCGCTTCCCGGCCACGTGCGCAGATGCTGAGCCGGCAGCCTTCGGCGGCCAGGCCTAGCGCAATCGCCCTGCCGATTCCGCGGCTGGCCCCGCTGACCATCGCGACCTTGCCTGTAAGTCCCAGATCCATAGCTCCCTCCGCTTCTCGCAATATCAGGTCTACATAGCCTTTGTGCGGCTGGGCTGCCAGAGCCCGGCCAACCCTTGCCAGCATCCGGCCTGTCCAGATAGACTAGGCAGCCGCTCGAAACGCCGCAGGGAGGAAGACCATGCCAGATCATTTTGTGCTGGACAAAGACGGCCGGATTGCCACACTGCGCTTCAACCGGCCCGAAAAACGCAATCCGCTGAACGAGGAGATCCTGCGCGAACTCGAGGGTCTGCTCCATCAGGTTCGCGACGACCCCGAGGTGCGGGTGATGATCCTGACCGGCACCGGCAACACCTTTTGTGCCGGCGC carries:
- a CDS encoding enoyl-CoA hydratase/isomerase family protein; the protein is MNERYDTLELRRDNDVLWLVLNRPAALNAMNSLLVNELHACLDELAADHSVRVVILRGAGRAFCAGLDLKEAGEADGRGSVADGLRGQRHIAELAIKIHRAPQPFIAAVHGAAAGGGFGLALASDIRIAAESARMNAAFIRIGLSACDVGVSYFLPRLVGSSVASELLLTGDFIDAQRALATGLVSRVVPEAELDRAAAEMAARITRNSPLGVRLTKECLRYSVDAPTLEAAVAMEDRNQILTTRTNDVREGIAAFLERREPHYEDA
- a CDS encoding glucose 1-dehydrogenase; the protein is MDLGLTGKVAMVSGASRGIGRAIALGLAAEGCRLSICARGREALEQTAEDIRSRGGEVLVTALDVADESQARGWVEDTRRQCGAVDILVNNVGGSRPGGNLDASAEDWQKGFALNFFSALDLCRLVVPAMRGQQSGCVINISSIYGREWGGPMTYNASKAAMISLSKEMARELAPHGVRVNSVAPGSILFPGGSWERRQQENPDGIAAFIKAELPAGRFGTVEEVADVVVFLASGRANWVSGACITVDGCQSRSLI